The genomic interval CGCCCACGGTTAGACACCATCATCAAACACATGAAAGTCGCGCTCCTTCTTCTCGCCAACGGCCGTCCTCGGTCGCTCCGCCGCCGCATGCGCAACAATCGCCTTACCGCCGGCGCGCGTGCCCGACGACACCGTGGCATTCGAGGGTCGTCGTCGGCTATTCAGAGTCTGCCGGTCCCATTCTCGGGGCGGCGCAAGTACCCGGTTTGGCGGTGCGCGTCGTAACACCCGTGCTCGCATCCCGCGCAAGCTCCTCTGTCGAGGTGTATCTCTTCGGCAGCGCTCCCGACTGCAGCCCGTCGGCACGGCGCCTCGCCGATCTCCGGGACCAGTATCCCGTTGGAATTGCGGTAACAGTCATCGGTCGATCATCAGACTCTCGCGCTCCGAGCGCTCGGCCTTCCGTCGTCGTCTCCATGGCCGACGAATGGGGTCACGTCGCGGCTGTGCCGGCGGCTCCTCCCCGCACCGTGGACGGCGCTCTCGACTTCAGCGCCTTCGCACAGCAGCACGAGGAGCAACCGTCGCAGGGCTTCTCGTTGCCCCTCGCCTGGCGTAACGCTCACAGAGGCTGGTACGAGGACTTCGAGTACCTTCGTTGCCTTGTTCTGCTCCGCGGCTGCATGACGATTCAAGCAGGTAGCTCTGCTCGAGAACCTCAAGTCGTATTCACGCCTCGGCCATCTAACCTCCGACTGGACGAGAGAGACATACCGACACGTGGTCGCGAGCGCCCGTCTACCTCGCCCCCTCGTGAAGCGTCTCCTGACCTCTCCAGACCGGCCATAGGTCCGCCATGCCTGCCATCTCGGCAGTGGTGTCTAACCCGGCATGCAGCGGACTTCGCTTCGCTCGCCGCTGATGCCACGGTTAGGCCACGGTGGGCAGGTCTCCGGCATATTCGACTCGTAGTAACGGCGTCCGTTACTATTCCGGCGCGTGATCCGCACCTTCCGCGACCCCGACACGGAAGCGCTCTTTCAACGTCGCCGCCCGCGTCGTCTGCCCGCCAGCCTTCAACGCGTCGCGCTTCGGAAACTCGTCATCCTCGATGCGGCCGACTCCCTCGCCGACCTGCGCGTTCCGCCCGGCAATCGGCTCGAGCCTCTCAGGGGCGATCGTGCTGGCCAGCACAGCATCCGCATCAACGATCAGTGGCGCATCTGCTTCGTCTGGTGCGCCACCGATGCCTTCGACGTCGAGATCGTCGACTACCACTCGTAGGTGACCGCCGTGGCAAAGCTCGCACCCATTCATCCTGGCGAAGTCCTCCTGGCCGAGTTCCTCGAGCCTCACGGTCTCAGCCAGTACCGCCTGGCCAAGGACATTCGTGTTCCCGCTCGGCGTGTCAACGAGATCGTCCTCGGTAAGCGCGGCATCACCGCTGACACGGCTCTTCGGCTCTCGCGGTACTTCGGCACCTCCGAGCGCTTCTGGCTCAACCTCCAGGTTCGATTCGAACTCGAGACCGAGCGCGACCGCACCGGGGCACGCATCGCTCATGAGGTTCCGGTCCTGTCGAAGGCCAGTTGAGCCGTGCCCTAACCCGGCTTGCAGCGGACTTCGCTTTGCTCGCCGCTGAGGCCCCGGTTAGGCCTCGGCACGCTACGATCTGGCGTCTTCACCACTGAGGAGGCTCACATGCGAAGAGTCACTGGCATCGGGGGCATCTTCTTCAAGGCCCAGGATCCCGGGGCCCTGCGCACCTGGTACAAGGAACACCTCGGGGTCGACGTTCAAGCATGGGGCGGCGCAGTATTTCCGTGGACCGACGCCGATGGCAACCCCGTACCGGGCACCACGGCCTGGAACATTACAGGCTCCAGTAGCGACGACTTTGCCCCAAGCACGTCACCGTTCATGGTCAACTATCGCGTCACTGACCTCCATGGCCTCCTTGCCGCCCTCCGCGCCGAAGGCTGCAACGTTCTCGACAAGGTCGACGAATCGGAGTTCGGTCGCTTTGGCTGGGTCCTCGATCCCGAAGGCAACAAGATCGAACTCTGGGAACCACCGGCGGGCCAATAGGCCGGCACGCCGAAGGTCATCGCCGCCCGAGGCCTGACCCCGGCATGCAGCGGGCTTCGCTCGCGATACGGCCTCGGCCGTCGTGGCGAACGGGGACAGGATCGAGCTCCCCGCGTTCGTCCGGACGTCCGTCGACCCGATCTTCGAGCCCCTCGGCCGACTTCGTTCGCGGATCTCCGACTCAGGGCGCTAGGGATCGTCGTAAAACGTCCGGGCGAGCACCCTTCCCTTCTTCGTCCGCAGGGTGAGCTCGATGGCGTGGCGGCCCGGAGGACGTTCGGGACGGGCGAAGAGGACGACGTACCGCCCCTCGATGGCGCGGAAAGCGAGATCGAGGGCCTGGGCCGAGAAGACGTGGGTCTTCGCGTAGGTGCCGCCGGTCAGGTCGGCGAGCTGCATGAGCGTCCCTTCCAGGGTGTGCCAGTCGGCGTCGGAGACGTCGAGGGTGAAGACGTTGACGCGCGCCTGCTGGAGGGCGTTGACGGCGAGGGCGTGCCACCTCCACTCCGTCGGCTGCCGGTTCACGTGGAGCCCCCAGCCGAGGAAAAACATCACCTTGCCGCCGGGGATCTTCTGCAGCGCCTGGGCCAGAACGAACAGTCCCTTCTCGACGGTGGCCGACTTGCGCGCGGCATTCACGTCGAAGTGGGCGGCGAGTGAGGGAAACGGGTTCGGGGGAGGCGGCTCGGGAGCGCCGCCGATCTTGAGGGTGTCGAAGAGCGCACGGTGAATGGCCGCCCGGTTGTCCGTGAAGTCGAGGCGAAGCTTGAGGTGGGAGTCGTACGAGACGACGGCCACACGATCCGTCGGGAGCAGGCGGTCGAGGAAGGCGACCATCTCGTTCGCCATCCGCATGAGCCCCTTCGTCCGGTAGCGGCCGAAGTCGGCCTGAAAGAAGAGGACGATGAGCCGCCCCTCGGGAAACTCCGGCGTCCCCGGCTCCCCGACGGCGTCCGGCGCCCTCGGCGGCAGCTCGGAACGGGCCGCCGGGATGAACTCGACGTCTTCGACCGGCACCTCCTCACCACCGACGAGAAGGAGGAAATCGGCAGGTGTCAGGTCGAGGAGGGCGCCCCCCCGCGGACCCAGGACGTAGGCGTCGACGAGGACCTTCTCGACGGCAGCCTTCGCCGATATGCCTCCCTTCCGCGACGGCTCCTGCGGGCCGGCGAGAACCGCGAGATGGCTCCCGAACCAGAGCAGGAGCCCGGCGAGAATGGCGCGTCTCACGGCGTCCATTCTGCGGCTACGATGCCTCCGCATGAAGCCCGAACGGGAGGCACCGGAACGCGAGCTCCTCGCCGGCCAGGTGGAGCGGGTGACGTTCCACTCGGAGGAGTCGGGCTTTGCCGTCCTCCGGGTGAGGGTGCGCGGCAAGCACGACGCGGTGACGGTCGTCGGGCACGCGGCCGCGATCTCGCCCGGAGAAGAGCTGCGCGCCTCGGGGACCTGGACCAACGACCCGAAGCACGGCCCGCAGTTCAAGGCGGAGACGGTGACGACCGTGACGCCGACCTCGCCCGAGGGGATCGAGCGCTTCCTCGCCTCCGGCCTCGTAAA from Holophagales bacterium carries:
- a CDS encoding type II toxin-antitoxin system RelE/ParE family toxin, with amino-acid sequence MIRTFRDPDTEALFQRRRPRRLPASLQRVALRKLVILDAADSLADLRVPPGNRLEPLRGDRAGQHSIRINDQWRICFVWCATDAFDVEIVDYHS
- a CDS encoding VOC family protein, with amino-acid sequence MRRVTGIGGIFFKAQDPGALRTWYKEHLGVDVQAWGGAVFPWTDADGNPVPGTTAWNITGSSSDDFAPSTSPFMVNYRVTDLHGLLAALRAEGCNVLDKVDESEFGRFGWVLDPEGNKIELWEPPAGQ
- a CDS encoding HigA family addiction module antidote protein, giving the protein MAKLAPIHPGEVLLAEFLEPHGLSQYRLAKDIRVPARRVNEIVLGKRGITADTALRLSRYFGTSERFWLNLQVRFELETERDRTGARIAHEVPVLSKAS